One part of the Salinivirga cyanobacteriivorans genome encodes these proteins:
- a CDS encoding ferredoxin, with protein MKTVLLNRKKCIGCAICADLFPDVFFMDEEDGKACLTGQLRSTGKQKLQQPDDPEIVQVADKCPVNAIDVV; from the coding sequence ATGAAAACAGTTTTACTTAATCGTAAAAAATGTATTGGTTGCGCTATCTGCGCTGATCTTTTTCCAGACGTGTTTTTTATGGACGAAGAAGACGGAAAGGCTTGTTTAACAGGGCAGTTGAGGTCGACTGGTAAACAAAAACTTCAACAACCTGATGACCCAGAAATAGTTCAGGTAGCAGATAAATGCCCGGTTAATGCTATTGATGTAGTGTGA
- a CDS encoding O-antigen ligase family protein: MQTAVQKYFTRENIHIFGIIVLLVGMPLSRSFMTIGQFILLANWLYDKNILNKFKKAFSNKLVLSFLGIIIIHFIGLIYTENFDYAARDLRVKLPLLSLPLIFATTKPLSKDQWRLVFKVFGIAILAASFISTSILISKGMAGYHTVRGISFAVSHIRFALMINLVIFVFVYMAVFPEKNDRFFRYWAIPSVLWLSVFMALLRSLTGFVVLGVGLFGMSLYYTHLINHQVFRFIVYSIIIGLSLIVISFVVHSWARYNYRIVPKADELPAKTINGNKYKHHLNRTLYENSHFVYAYISEKELRKEWNKRSKFKYGGKDKIGHKIKHVLIRYLASKGYTKDSVGVSKLTDSDVQAIENGVANYLYAQKINLYANLYRIFWELERYEEGKNPSGHSIIQRIYYLEAGWNIFKANPIFGVGTGDVQDAFDQYYEETDSKLIHKRRLRAHNQFLTIMLTFGVVGFVVFMWALFYPAFYAGLRKKLNLPMLIYLVIVILSMLNEDTIETQAGALFFIFFYVFFLWGIKERPIPGRQTALQFFQESNN, translated from the coding sequence ATGCAAACAGCCGTACAGAAGTATTTTACACGAGAAAACATTCATATTTTTGGAATCATTGTGCTTTTGGTGGGAATGCCCCTGTCAAGGTCTTTTATGACAATCGGGCAGTTTATTCTGCTGGCCAATTGGCTGTATGACAAAAATATTCTGAATAAATTTAAAAAGGCCTTTTCCAACAAGCTTGTTTTATCGTTTCTTGGTATTATTATTATACATTTCATTGGCCTTATTTACACCGAGAATTTTGATTATGCTGCCAGGGATCTCAGAGTAAAACTTCCCTTGCTTTCGTTACCGCTAATTTTTGCAACCACCAAACCTTTGAGCAAAGACCAATGGCGTTTGGTGTTTAAGGTGTTCGGAATCGCTATTTTGGCGGCTAGTTTTATTAGTACATCCATTTTAATATCAAAGGGAATGGCCGGATATCACACTGTGCGCGGAATTTCATTTGCAGTTTCGCATATCCGCTTTGCGCTTATGATTAACCTGGTCATATTTGTGTTTGTTTACATGGCTGTTTTCCCTGAAAAAAATGATCGTTTTTTCCGTTATTGGGCCATCCCCTCGGTGCTGTGGCTCAGTGTGTTTATGGCTTTGTTGCGATCCCTTACCGGATTTGTTGTGTTGGGTGTCGGATTATTTGGCATGAGCCTGTACTATACCCACCTGATTAATCACCAGGTGTTTCGTTTCATTGTTTACAGTATAATTATAGGCTTATCCTTAATAGTTATTTCATTCGTAGTGCATTCGTGGGCCCGCTATAATTACCGTATTGTACCTAAAGCTGATGAGCTTCCTGCAAAAACAATTAATGGAAATAAGTATAAACACCACCTTAATCGTACCCTTTATGAAAATTCGCATTTTGTTTATGCTTATATTTCGGAGAAAGAGTTGCGGAAGGAATGGAATAAAAGAAGCAAGTTTAAATATGGCGGTAAAGATAAAATTGGACACAAAATTAAACATGTCTTGATTCGTTATTTGGCGTCGAAAGGCTACACAAAAGACTCTGTAGGGGTATCTAAACTTACAGATTCTGATGTTCAGGCCATTGAAAATGGCGTGGCTAATTATTTATATGCTCAAAAGATAAATCTTTACGCAAATTTATACCGCATTTTCTGGGAGCTGGAGCGCTATGAGGAAGGTAAAAACCCCAGCGGGCATTCTATCATTCAACGCATTTATTATCTCGAAGCCGGATGGAATATATTTAAAGCAAATCCCATATTTGGAGTAGGTACTGGAGATGTGCAGGATGCCTTCGATCAATATTATGAAGAAACCGATAGCAAATTAATCCATAAGCGCAGACTCCGCGCACACAATCAGTTTTTAACAATTATGCTCACGTTTGGTGTTGTTGGTTTTGTTGTTTTTATGTGGGCGTTGTTCTATCCCGCGTTTTATGCCGGTTTACGCAAAAAGTTGAATTTGCCTATGCTGATATATTTGGTTATCGTAATTCTTTCTATGCTGAATGAAGATACCATAGAAACACAGGCCGGAGCACTATTTTTTATATTCTTTTATGTGTTTTTTCTATGGGGAATAAAAGAGCGGCCCATACCGGGAAGGCAAACTGCGCTTCAATTTTTTCAGGAATCAAATAATTAA
- the atpD gene encoding F0F1 ATP synthase subunit beta yields the protein MAQNIGKISQIIGPVVDVVFDQEKTELPEIYESLEIAREGENNLVLEVQQHIGENTVRAIAMDSTDGLQRGMEVTATGSPILMPAGDDVKGRLFNVTGDPVDGIKALDKTDGYPIHREAPEIKELTTETEILYTGIKVIDLIEPYAKGGKIGLFGGAGVGKTVVILELINNIAKAYSGVSVFSGVGERTREGNDLLREMLEAGVIDYGKAFAEDMENGGWDLSKVDPEALKKSKLALTFGQMNEPPGARARVALSGLALAEYFRDGGKDGKGRDILFFMDNVFRFTQAGSEVSALLGRMPSAVGYQPTLATEMGEMQERITSTKHGSITSVQAVYVPADDLTDPAPATTFAHLDATTVLSRKISELGIYPAVDPLDSTSRILTPEIVGDDHYNTTQRVKEILQRYKELQDIIAILGMDELSEEDRQVVHRARRVQRFLSQPFHVAEQFTGTPGVLVSIEDTIKGFKMIMDGEVDKYPEAAFMMVGTIEEAIEKGEKMLAESKA from the coding sequence ATGGCTCAGAATATCGGTAAAATATCACAAATCATTGGCCCTGTGGTTGATGTTGTTTTCGATCAGGAGAAAACAGAATTACCGGAAATTTATGAATCGCTTGAAATTGCCAGAGAAGGTGAAAATAATTTGGTGCTGGAGGTGCAGCAGCATATTGGCGAAAATACAGTCCGGGCAATTGCAATGGACTCTACAGATGGATTGCAGCGGGGTATGGAAGTAACTGCCACCGGATCTCCAATACTGATGCCTGCAGGCGATGATGTGAAGGGGCGGCTGTTTAATGTAACCGGCGACCCGGTGGATGGAATTAAAGCACTTGACAAAACAGATGGTTATCCGATTCACCGTGAAGCACCGGAAATTAAAGAACTTACTACCGAAACAGAAATATTATACACCGGTATAAAAGTTATTGATTTAATTGAGCCTTACGCCAAAGGTGGTAAAATTGGATTGTTCGGTGGTGCCGGTGTGGGTAAAACAGTAGTTATTCTGGAGCTTATTAATAACATTGCAAAAGCCTACAGTGGTGTTTCTGTTTTTTCAGGTGTAGGAGAGCGGACTCGCGAGGGTAACGACCTATTGCGCGAAATGCTCGAAGCTGGTGTAATTGATTATGGGAAAGCTTTTGCCGAAGATATGGAAAATGGGGGATGGGACCTCTCTAAGGTTGATCCTGAAGCCTTAAAAAAATCAAAACTGGCCCTTACTTTCGGTCAGATGAATGAACCGCCGGGCGCTCGTGCTCGTGTAGCTTTATCGGGCCTGGCACTCGCTGAATATTTTCGCGATGGAGGAAAAGATGGCAAAGGTAGAGATATTTTGTTTTTTATGGATAATGTCTTCCGTTTTACTCAAGCCGGTTCAGAGGTATCTGCCCTCCTCGGGCGTATGCCTTCAGCGGTAGGATACCAACCAACCCTGGCCACGGAGATGGGTGAAATGCAAGAACGTATTACTTCAACCAAGCACGGGTCAATTACATCCGTTCAGGCTGTTTATGTGCCGGCCGATGACCTTACAGACCCTGCCCCTGCAACTACTTTTGCCCACCTTGATGCTACAACCGTGTTAAGTCGTAAAATTTCTGAGTTGGGTATTTATCCCGCTGTAGACCCGCTGGATTCTACCTCTCGTATTTTAACCCCCGAAATTGTGGGTGACGACCATTACAACACAACCCAACGTGTAAAAGAAATTCTGCAACGTTATAAAGAGCTGCAAGATATTATAGCGATTCTGGGTATGGACGAACTTTCAGAGGAAGACCGTCAGGTGGTACACAGAGCACGCCGGGTACAACGCTTCCTGTCTCAGCCTTTCCACGTAGCAGAACAGTTTACAGGTACCCCGGGGGTGCTGGTTTCAATTGAAGATACCATCAAAGGCTTTAAAATGATTATGGATGGCGAGGTAGATAAATATCCTGAAGCCGCCTTTATGATGGTGGGAACCATCGAAGAAGCCATTGAAAAAGGTGAGAAAATGCTTGCTGAATCAAAAGCGTAA
- a CDS encoding polyprenyl synthetase family protein — protein MHSFEELQEIFNNEIDRYSPAVEPENLQKPVVYTLGMGGKRIRPVLLLMAAETFGGKYQDAIPAAMAIEIFHNSTLIHDDIMDEAELRRNQTTVHKQWNLNSAILSGDLMIIKAYEQLNQLNSNKINQVLTVFNKIAAEVCEGQQFDLDFETDDEVSLSDYKKMIRLKTSVLLAGSLKIGAIVGGADTDNAKKLYCFGENLGLAFQLQDDYLDAFGNTKSFGKKIGGDIAANKKTFLLLKALELAKGAYHDELTSLLGNNSISESEKIESVLAIYEKLGIKSLTEDEMKKHFEKAIEYLEEIDIDEKYKDGLYELSKKLMGRQT, from the coding sequence ATGCATAGTTTCGAAGAATTACAGGAAATATTCAATAATGAAATTGACCGCTATAGTCCGGCAGTAGAGCCCGAAAATTTGCAAAAACCTGTAGTTTATACACTTGGAATGGGCGGAAAACGAATTCGACCCGTTTTATTGCTTATGGCCGCAGAAACATTTGGTGGCAAATATCAGGATGCCATACCGGCAGCCATGGCTATTGAAATATTTCACAATTCCACGCTTATCCATGATGATATAATGGATGAAGCTGAACTGCGACGTAATCAGACTACCGTTCATAAACAATGGAATTTAAACTCTGCAATACTGAGTGGAGACCTAATGATTATAAAAGCATATGAGCAATTAAATCAGCTAAATAGCAATAAAATAAATCAGGTTTTAACTGTTTTTAATAAAATCGCTGCAGAAGTTTGCGAAGGGCAGCAGTTTGATCTGGATTTTGAAACTGACGATGAGGTAAGCCTTTCAGATTATAAAAAAATGATACGCCTGAAAACTTCAGTTTTACTTGCCGGATCGCTCAAAATTGGCGCCATTGTCGGTGGAGCTGATACAGATAATGCAAAAAAATTGTACTGCTTTGGTGAGAACCTGGGGCTGGCATTTCAGTTACAGGACGATTATTTAGATGCCTTTGGCAATACTAAATCATTTGGAAAGAAGATCGGAGGCGACATAGCAGCCAACAAAAAAACCTTTTTGCTGCTCAAAGCCCTGGAACTTGCAAAAGGAGCTTATCATGACGAGCTTACTTCGCTGCTTGGAAATAATAGTATTTCAGAATCTGAAAAAATTGAAAGTGTGCTTGCTATATACGAAAAGCTTGGTATAAAATCATTGACAGAAGATGAAATGAAAAAGCACTTCGAAAAAGCAATTGAATATTTGGAAGAGATTGACATAGACGAAAAGTATAAAGACGGCCTTTATGAGTTGTCCAAAAAATTAATGGGTCGTCAAACATAG
- a CDS encoding glycosyltransferase family 9 protein encodes MNTVKYLVIRFSSIGDIVLTTPVVRMLKQQVENAEVHYLTKAKFRSLVDSNPYVDKVHALEDNMLAIINTLQDEGYDYVIDLHRNLRSMRVKRALHRMSFTFNKLNWKKWLYVRFKLNKMPDLHIVDRYLETTKLFDVQNDKQGLDYFFSADYTPSLKLPPDFSDGYLVAVLGANHATKQMPNETLIHVLNKAGKPVLLIGGDAEKENADAIVRDLNVPVSNQCGQLSIDGSAGAIQNSKLVLTPDTGMMHIAAALSKPVISVWGNTTPELGMYPYMPGERHKYYIAEVKDLSCRPCSKIGFEKCPKGHFDCMKKQDTDAIVSQINLFWNKYE; translated from the coding sequence ATGAATACTGTAAAATACCTGGTTATTCGTTTTAGCTCAATCGGGGATATTGTGCTTACAACCCCTGTAGTGCGTATGCTCAAACAACAAGTAGAAAATGCAGAGGTGCATTACCTTACTAAAGCTAAATTTCGTTCCCTCGTGGATTCCAATCCTTATGTGGATAAAGTGCATGCTCTGGAAGATAATATGCTCGCAATCATCAATACCCTGCAGGACGAGGGGTATGATTATGTAATTGATCTGCATCGTAATTTAAGATCTATGCGGGTGAAAAGGGCCCTGCATCGCATGTCATTTACTTTTAATAAACTTAACTGGAAAAAATGGCTCTATGTGCGTTTTAAGTTAAATAAAATGCCTGATTTACACATTGTAGACCGATATTTGGAAACCACAAAGCTATTCGATGTCCAGAATGATAAGCAGGGACTGGATTACTTTTTTTCGGCTGATTATACCCCATCACTTAAACTTCCGCCGGATTTTTCAGACGGATATTTGGTTGCAGTGCTTGGGGCAAATCATGCAACGAAACAAATGCCCAACGAAACATTAATTCATGTTCTGAACAAAGCTGGTAAACCGGTCTTACTTATTGGTGGTGATGCAGAAAAAGAAAACGCCGACGCAATAGTAAGAGACCTTAATGTGCCGGTAAGTAACCAGTGCGGACAGCTCTCAATTGACGGGTCTGCCGGGGCCATTCAAAATTCAAAACTTGTGCTCACACCCGATACAGGTATGATGCATATTGCTGCAGCACTAAGCAAGCCTGTTATTAGCGTATGGGGAAATACCACACCAGAACTTGGTATGTACCCTTATATGCCCGGCGAGAGGCATAAATATTATATTGCAGAGGTCAAAGACCTTTCTTGCAGGCCATGTTCAAAAATTGGGTTTGAAAAATGCCCTAAGGGTCATTTCGATTGCATGAAGAAACAAGATACAGATGCAATTGTTAGCCAGATAAATTTATTTTGGAATAAATATGAGTAA
- the atpC gene encoding ATP synthase F1 subunit epsilon: MQLKIITPEESLFEGEIDLIQVPGKKGTFEVLHNHAPIISTLTKGKVKVRPTSGEEKFFDIPGGVIQVKNNDIIVLTEMSI, translated from the coding sequence ATGCAACTAAAAATCATTACACCGGAAGAATCGCTTTTTGAAGGCGAAATAGATTTAATTCAGGTGCCTGGAAAGAAAGGGACTTTTGAAGTACTTCATAATCACGCTCCAATTATTTCTACCTTAACTAAAGGTAAAGTCAAAGTTCGCCCTACCAGCGGAGAAGAAAAGTTTTTTGATATTCCGGGTGGTGTAATCCAGGTAAAAAATAACGACATTATTGTGCTCACGGAAATGAGCATATAA
- the rdgB gene encoding RdgB/HAM1 family non-canonical purine NTP pyrophosphatase yields the protein MEVIFATHNKHKSKEIKKLASDVVLIRNLNDIGYETEIPETGTTLKANALEKCQFVKRSLSSPVFADDTGFEVDALNGAPGVYSARYAGEPKSDKANLQKLLREIQGKADRRARFKTVICFLKDDEPLFFEGVVEGKVIDTPKGAEGFGYDPVFIPDGYKQTFAEMDLELKNKISHRGKAFEKFVKYLYENYSK from the coding sequence ATGGAAGTAATTTTCGCGACCCACAATAAGCATAAATCTAAGGAAATAAAAAAACTGGCCTCAGACGTGGTTTTAATTCGTAATTTAAATGATATTGGATATGAAACAGAAATTCCCGAGACAGGAACTACACTTAAGGCTAACGCTTTGGAGAAGTGTCAGTTCGTAAAAAGATCACTATCATCACCGGTTTTCGCCGATGATACCGGTTTCGAAGTTGATGCACTCAATGGAGCTCCAGGCGTTTATTCTGCCCGCTATGCCGGAGAACCCAAAAGTGATAAGGCAAACCTTCAAAAACTTCTCAGAGAAATACAAGGAAAAGCAGATCGTCGCGCCAGGTTTAAAACCGTAATTTGCTTCCTGAAAGACGATGAGCCCCTGTTTTTCGAAGGGGTGGTGGAAGGCAAAGTCATCGACACACCAAAAGGAGCCGAAGGTTTTGGTTATGATCCTGTTTTTATTCCTGATGGATACAAGCAAACATTTGCCGAAATGGACCTGGAACTCAAAAATAAAATCAGCCACCGTGGAAAAGCTTTTGAAAAATTTGTTAAGTATTTGTACGAAAACTACAGCAAATAA
- a CDS encoding peptidase U32 family protein, giving the protein MSNTILYNRTIRRSDIEIMAPAGNFEALQTAIDAGADAVYFGVGHLNMRAHSSANFQIDDLPEVVKRCEAKGVKTYLTVNTVLYDHDLKPTKILMQKAKAAGISALIVSDMAALLYARELGMEVHASTQLNISNTEALKYFSNYVDVAVLARELNLNQVAEIIRNIENQQITGPSGSPLRIEIFVHGALCMAISGKCYLSLHEFNASANRGACMQTCRRSYTLTDNESGYEIGVDNEYLMSPKDLCTIGFLNKILDAGVKVLKIEGRARSPEYVKTVVETYDAAVNAIADGTYDQAKIDGWMSDLKRVFNRGFWDGYYLGQKMGEWSHIYGSQATERKVIVGKITNYFSKIGVAEFKLEAKDLNKDDKILIVGPTTGTIEMTVGELRLDKKPVDHAPQGSYVSIPVPELVRRNDKLYKVVPAKYAKLQ; this is encoded by the coding sequence ATGAGTAACACTATTTTATATAACCGCACCATTAGAAGATCTGATATCGAGATTATGGCGCCGGCAGGTAATTTTGAAGCATTGCAAACTGCGATTGATGCCGGCGCCGATGCTGTGTATTTTGGTGTTGGGCACCTCAATATGCGGGCCCACTCTTCAGCCAATTTTCAAATAGATGATTTACCTGAAGTTGTAAAGCGCTGTGAGGCTAAGGGGGTTAAGACGTACCTTACAGTTAATACAGTGCTTTATGATCATGACCTGAAACCCACAAAAATTTTAATGCAAAAGGCCAAAGCAGCTGGTATATCTGCTTTAATTGTTTCAGACATGGCCGCATTGCTTTATGCCAGAGAACTCGGTATGGAGGTGCATGCTTCAACCCAATTGAATATTAGCAATACTGAGGCACTCAAATATTTCTCCAACTATGTGGATGTTGCAGTGCTGGCAAGAGAACTTAATTTAAATCAGGTGGCTGAAATTATCCGGAATATTGAAAACCAGCAAATAACCGGACCGTCAGGAAGTCCGCTGCGCATTGAAATATTTGTACATGGAGCCCTGTGCATGGCCATTTCCGGAAAGTGTTATTTAAGTCTGCACGAGTTCAATGCAAGTGCCAACCGCGGAGCCTGTATGCAAACCTGTCGCCGGTCATATACACTTACTGATAACGAAAGCGGGTACGAAATAGGTGTGGATAATGAATATCTGATGTCGCCTAAAGATTTATGTACCATTGGCTTTTTAAATAAAATACTTGATGCAGGAGTTAAAGTACTAAAAATAGAGGGACGGGCTCGTTCTCCCGAGTATGTAAAAACAGTTGTAGAAACATATGATGCCGCCGTAAACGCAATTGCTGACGGGACCTATGATCAGGCTAAAATCGATGGGTGGATGAGCGACCTCAAGCGAGTTTTCAATCGTGGTTTTTGGGATGGTTATTACCTGGGACAAAAAATGGGAGAATGGAGCCATATTTATGGCTCGCAGGCTACTGAGCGGAAAGTAATTGTAGGTAAAATAACTAATTATTTCAGCAAAATTGGGGTGGCTGAATTTAAACTTGAGGCTAAAGATTTGAATAAGGATGATAAAATTCTTATTGTAGGGCCTACCACCGGCACAATAGAGATGACAGTTGGTGAATTGCGCCTCGACAAAAAGCCCGTTGATCATGCCCCGCAGGGTAGTTATGTGAGTATTCCTGTACCAGAATTGGTCAGAAGAAATGATAAGCTCTACAAGGTTGTGCCCGCCAAATATGCCAAATTACAATAA
- a CDS encoding NAD-dependent epimerase/dehydratase family protein: MYKILITGGAGFIGSALAEKLIADKNNYVVIVDDLSTGDIGKLPQTPRDNWKFIKCDVNDYRDISEIMLGFKFDYVFHYAAVVGVKRTQEFPVKVLRDIEGIKYILGLSKNTGVKRVFFSSSSEIYGEPVEIPQNVYTTPLNSRLPYAIVKNVGEAFLRSYCREYDLSYTIFRFFNTYGPKQSIDFVISKFLVKAFNNDDITIYGDGEQTRTFCYVDDNVDSTLKAFYEGKIINDVINIGGSREITINELAQTVIELTGSKSQIKYLPPLEEGDMKRRRPDNTEMKRILGRDLIPLREGLKKIIKNGLYENL; this comes from the coding sequence ATGTATAAGATTTTAATAACAGGTGGTGCAGGATTTATTGGTAGTGCCCTTGCAGAAAAATTAATTGCCGATAAAAATAATTATGTGGTTATTGTAGATGACTTGTCTACCGGCGATATTGGTAAATTACCCCAAACACCCAGAGACAACTGGAAGTTTATTAAGTGCGATGTAAATGATTATCGCGATATTTCCGAAATCATGCTTGGATTTAAATTTGATTATGTTTTTCATTATGCTGCCGTAGTTGGCGTAAAAAGAACACAGGAATTCCCCGTAAAAGTGCTGCGTGATATTGAAGGCATAAAATATATATTGGGACTTTCAAAAAATACCGGCGTCAAAAGAGTCTTTTTTTCCTCTTCATCTGAGATTTACGGAGAACCTGTTGAAATACCACAAAATGTTTACACTACACCATTGAATTCACGTTTACCTTATGCCATCGTTAAAAATGTAGGAGAAGCCTTTTTGCGGAGTTATTGCCGTGAATATGATTTAAGTTATACCATCTTCCGTTTTTTTAATACTTATGGCCCAAAACAATCTATTGATTTTGTAATTAGCAAATTTTTGGTCAAAGCGTTCAATAACGATGACATCACAATTTATGGTGATGGAGAACAAACGAGAACTTTTTGTTATGTTGATGATAACGTGGATAGCACACTCAAAGCTTTTTACGAAGGGAAAATCATTAATGATGTAATAAATATTGGAGGTAGCCGTGAAATTACTATAAATGAATTAGCTCAGACCGTAATAGAGCTTACCGGTAGTAAATCGCAAATCAAATATTTACCACCGCTTGAAGAGGGAGATATGAAGAGAAGGCGCCCTGATAATACCGAAATGAAGCGTATTTTAGGCAGGGATTTGATTCCGCTTAGAGAAGGGTTAAAGAAAATAATCAAAAATGGTCTCTACGAAAATTTATAA